The following proteins come from a genomic window of Macrobrachium nipponense isolate FS-2020 chromosome 18, ASM1510439v2, whole genome shotgun sequence:
- the LOC135196615 gene encoding soluble scavenger receptor cysteine-rich domain-containing protein SSC5D-like: MYLTEEYLPPPPKPSVVTLQPVMAVNIRGPMPSVAPVMVVPPVMMAPRPASFMPGPHAPHVPRVMVLQPPQSAAPLDHHHLVLQWVWLVWTKMMKDLLQRGHEQKKHLFQKKIGRQNPSTTNRLKRTRHPPCPDPIRRQHPSTTNRLLGIRHPPCPDPNIYQHPSTTNRLLGIRHPPCPDLYRCQHPSTTNRLLGTRNTPCLDPSRCQHPSITNRVLGIRHPPCPYPNTRQHPSATNRLKRTRHTPCPHPIRHKHPSTTNRLKKTRHPPCPDPNGSHHPSTTNRLKGTRHPPCPDPNRIHHPSTTNRLKGTRHPPCPYPNGSHHPSTTNRLQGQDTHHALTPTQNPSPLHH, encoded by the exons ATGTACTTGACTGAGGAATATCTTCCCCCACCTCCAAAACCATCTGTGGTAACTCTTCAACCTGTAATGGCAGTTAATATAAGAGGTCCAATGCCTTCTGTAGCACCTGTAATGGTAGTACCACCTGTAATGATGGCTCCTCGTCCTGCAAGCTTCATGCCTGGGCCTCATGCACCACATGTTCCAAGAGTTATGGTCCTTCAGCCACCTCAGTCAGCAGCCCCTCTAGACCACCACCACCTGGTCCTCCAATGGGTGTGGTTGGTGTGGACAAAGATGATGAAGGACCTGCTACAAAGAGGACATGAACAGAAGAAACACTTGTTCCAGAAGAAGATTGG ACGCCAGAACCCATCCACAACTAATAGACTCAAgaggacaagacacccaccatgtccTGACCCCATCAGACGCCAGCACCCATCCACAACTAATAGACTCCTGGGGATAAGACACCCACCATGTCCTGACCCCAACATATACCAGCACCCATCCACAACTAATAGACTCCTGGGTATAAGACACCCACCATGTCCTGACCTTTACAGATGCCAGCACCCATCCACAACTAATAGACTCCTGGGGACAAGAAACACACCATGTCTTGACCCCAGCAGATGTCAGCACCCATCCATAACTAATAGAGTCCTAGGTataagacacccaccatgcccttaCCCCAACACACGCCAGCACCCATCCGCAACTAATAGACTCAAGAGGACAAGACACACACCATGCCCTCACCCTATCAGACACAAGCACCCATCCACAACTAATAGACTCAAGaagacaagacacccaccatgccctgaccccaacGGAAGCCATCACCCCTCCACCACTAATAGACTcaaggggacaagacacccaccatgccctgaccccaacaGAATCCATCACCCCTCCACCACTAATAGACTcaaggggacaagacacccaccatgcccttaCCCCAACGGAAGTCATCACCCCTCCACAACTAATAGACTGcagggacaagacacccaccatgccttGACCCCAACACAGAATCCATCACCCCTCCACCACTAA